A region from the Agarivorans sp. Alg241-V36 genome encodes:
- the fliF gene encoding flagellar basal-body MS-ring/collar protein FliF, whose amino-acid sequence MSQEPALLGSDSEGDSLEATEQQSSALSFLSNGDVLRQIIMILALAICLAMAVFLLMWAKEPEMRPLGNMNTSELVETLDFLDAQKISYVIEGNTVLVNAEQYQDIKLKLRRSGLTEAAPAGEHILLNDMGFGVSQRLEGERLKLSRERQLATAIEQMKSVNKAQVLLAIPKSNVFARREQKPSATVVVNLRGGNGLKQEEIDSIVDIVASAVQGLVPTRVTVTDQNGRLLNSGSQDPLSSRTRKEFEMERKREEEYKDKIDAIMIPIVGVGNYTAEVDVTLDFTAVEQTQKRFNPDLPAVRSEYTIEDNNVGAGAIGIPGALTNQPPLPAEIPEQAGAANNQVQSGSSHKESTRNYELDTTISHTRSQVGTLRRLSVSVALDYNSQVSDTGETTREPRSAEQIASIRRLLQGGVGFNLSRGDALEVVSVPFSRPEIFTEADLPVWEQAWFWRAMRMAGSVLVLIVLIVAVVRPMLNRILSSGEEDEQAETDLDAALAAYENDDDLQLISADNTEVDFGIRDGQLKLPDLHKDEDMLKAVRALVANEPDLAAMVIKDWVINDAK is encoded by the coding sequence ATGAGTCAAGAACCGGCACTACTAGGTTCCGATAGCGAAGGTGATAGCCTAGAGGCTACCGAGCAGCAAAGCTCTGCCTTATCGTTTTTAAGCAATGGCGATGTATTGCGTCAAATCATCATGATTTTGGCTTTAGCCATTTGTTTGGCAATGGCTGTATTCCTATTGATGTGGGCCAAAGAGCCAGAGATGCGTCCGCTGGGTAACATGAATACTAGCGAGTTGGTTGAGACCCTCGACTTCTTAGACGCGCAAAAAATCTCTTATGTTATTGAAGGCAACACCGTATTAGTGAATGCCGAGCAATATCAAGATATTAAACTCAAACTACGACGATCAGGACTAACCGAAGCCGCACCTGCCGGTGAACATATTCTATTAAATGATATGGGCTTTGGTGTGAGCCAACGCTTAGAAGGCGAGCGACTAAAACTAAGCCGCGAGCGCCAGCTAGCCACAGCAATCGAACAAATGAAGTCGGTGAATAAAGCGCAAGTACTACTGGCTATTCCTAAAAGCAATGTATTTGCTCGTCGTGAGCAAAAACCTTCTGCAACCGTAGTGGTTAACCTACGTGGCGGTAACGGTCTTAAGCAGGAAGAAATCGATTCTATCGTTGATATTGTTGCCTCAGCCGTTCAGGGATTAGTGCCTACTCGCGTTACGGTAACAGATCAAAATGGCCGTTTATTAAATTCAGGTAGCCAAGATCCGCTGTCTTCACGCACGCGCAAAGAGTTTGAGATGGAGCGAAAGCGCGAAGAAGAATATAAAGACAAAATTGACGCCATCATGATCCCTATTGTGGGTGTGGGAAATTACACGGCAGAAGTAGATGTAACCCTTGATTTCACAGCTGTTGAACAAACGCAAAAACGCTTTAACCCAGATTTACCAGCAGTGCGCAGTGAATACACCATTGAAGACAACAACGTTGGCGCTGGTGCCATTGGCATCCCAGGCGCGCTAACCAATCAACCGCCGCTGCCAGCAGAAATTCCCGAGCAAGCCGGTGCCGCCAATAACCAAGTTCAATCTGGTAGCAGCCATAAAGAGTCTACTCGCAACTACGAGTTGGATACCACTATCAGCCATACCCGTTCTCAAGTGGGAACCCTAAGACGCTTGAGTGTATCGGTGGCGTTGGATTACAACAGTCAAGTTTCTGACACTGGCGAAACTACCCGCGAACCACGTTCTGCAGAACAAATCGCTAGCATTCGTCGTTTGTTGCAAGGTGGTGTAGGTTTTAACCTAAGCCGAGGTGATGCCTTAGAAGTAGTAAGCGTGCCGTTTTCTCGCCCTGAAATATTCACCGAAGCTGATTTGCCAGTTTGGGAGCAAGCTTGGTTCTGGCGAGCCATGCGAATGGCGGGCAGCGTACTAGTATTAATTGTATTGATTGTTGCTGTGGTTCGCCCAATGCTGAATCGTATTCTATCTAGCGGAGAAGAAGACGAGCAGGCCGAAACTGACTTAGATGCAGCATTAGCGGCCTACGAAAATGACGATGATTTACAGCTTATCTCGGCAGATAATACCGAAGTAGACTTTGGTATTCGCGATGGACAACTTAAACTGCCAGACTTACACAAAGATGAAGACATGCTAAAAGCGGTACGTGCGCTAGTAGCTAATGAGCCAGACCTAGCCGCGATGGTGATTAAAGATTGGGTAATTAACGATGCCAAATGA
- the fliG gene encoding flagellar motor switch protein FliG, giving the protein MPNEDEVNPEEVLGDMSGIERAAILMLSLNEDDAATIFRHLEPKQVQRLGMAMASLEDFSHERVVAVHRLFIDDIQKYTNIGIGSQDFVRNALTAALGEDRASSLVDQIIMGSGAKGLDSLKWMDARQVANIIQNEHPQIQTIVLSYLEAEQSAEIMSQFADKVRLDLMMRIANLEEVQPAALTELNEIMEKQFAGQAGAQAAKMGGLKAAANIMNFLDTNMEGMLMDSIRESDEEMAQQIQDLMFVFENLVDIDDRGIQTLLRDVPGELLQKALKGADDALKDKIFNNMSKRAAEMLRDDLEAMGPIKVSEVETAQKEILSIARRLSEAGEIMIGGGGGDEFL; this is encoded by the coding sequence ATGCCAAATGAAGATGAAGTAAATCCAGAGGAAGTCCTCGGTGATATGAGTGGTATTGAGCGCGCAGCCATTTTGATGCTGAGCCTCAATGAAGACGATGCCGCTACCATTTTCCGCCACCTTGAGCCTAAGCAGGTTCAGCGCTTAGGTATGGCAATGGCATCCCTAGAAGATTTTTCTCACGAACGCGTGGTGGCGGTTCATCGCTTGTTTATCGATGACATTCAAAAATACACCAACATTGGTATTGGTAGTCAAGACTTCGTACGTAACGCCTTAACCGCAGCCTTAGGTGAAGACCGCGCATCTAGCTTGGTTGACCAAATCATCATGGGCAGCGGCGCTAAAGGTCTTGATTCCTTGAAATGGATGGATGCTCGCCAGGTGGCCAACATCATTCAAAACGAACACCCGCAAATTCAAACCATTGTTTTGTCGTACCTAGAAGCAGAGCAATCTGCCGAGATTATGTCGCAGTTTGCCGATAAAGTTCGCCTCGACCTAATGATGCGTATTGCTAACCTAGAAGAAGTTCAACCAGCGGCACTAACCGAATTGAACGAAATCATGGAGAAACAGTTCGCTGGTCAAGCCGGTGCGCAAGCTGCCAAGATGGGCGGCCTGAAAGCTGCAGCAAACATCATGAACTTCCTAGATACCAATATGGAAGGTATGTTGATGGACTCTATTCGCGAGAGCGACGAAGAGATGGCGCAGCAAATTCAAGACCTTATGTTCGTATTCGAAAACTTGGTGGATATCGACGACCGTGGTATTCAAACCTTGCTGCGTGATGTACCAGGTGAGTTGCTGCAAAAAGCGCTTAAAGGTGCCGATGACGCACTCAAAGATAAGATCTTCAATAACATGTCTAAACGTGCTGCAGAAATGCTTAGAGACGATCTTGAAGCCATGGGTCCAATTAAAGTTAGCGAAGTTGAAACTGCCCAGAAAGAAATCTTGTCGATTGCTCGACGCCTCTCTGAAGCCGGTGAAATTATGATTGGCGGCGGCGGTGGAGATGAGTTCTTATAA
- the fliH gene encoding flagellar assembly protein FliH, with protein MSEQDKTPEQQSEELAQSAPLETSSEMMDEDEIAALLEQNDASPAGEATVAAQQSEELAQSAPLETSSEMMDEDEIAALLEQNEASSAGEAPAAEQASDDVSDEQAAIDAMIADAAAQQSVSPEQPNNQQAPSEPEDDIAWPLPEFTDPHHVEEEPTSNVFNMKPAWFSEEPVEEEPEIQFEPMTIEELEALRQSAYEEGKAEGKAEGHQEGLLTGHEEGLEQGKAQGHQEGLSQGLSEGQQQIDQLSSRWEGLIDQLHQPNKQIDEEVEQQVVELATKLAAEIVQVELVTNPNIIAKTVKQAVAALPLQKQHIRIHLHPEDMAVIQAVFPPETQAKKNWQLLADGSLTQGDCLIENDLSSVSVEMNEVIKQSLQSFIRQNGQDDDAEPTT; from the coding sequence ATGAGCGAGCAAGATAAAACGCCAGAACAACAGAGCGAAGAGCTAGCGCAAAGCGCTCCACTTGAAACGTCCAGCGAGATGATGGACGAAGACGAGATAGCCGCGCTGTTAGAGCAAAATGATGCTTCACCAGCTGGTGAAGCGACTGTTGCAGCTCAACAGAGCGAAGAGCTAGCGCAAAGCGCTCCACTTGAAACGTCCAGCGAAATGATGGATGAAGACGAGATAGCAGCGCTGTTAGAGCAGAATGAAGCTTCTTCAGCTGGTGAAGCGCCTGCTGCAGAACAAGCAAGCGATGATGTGAGCGATGAACAAGCTGCTATTGACGCAATGATAGCCGATGCTGCAGCGCAGCAAAGTGTCTCGCCTGAACAGCCAAACAACCAGCAAGCTCCCTCTGAGCCAGAAGACGATATAGCCTGGCCTCTTCCCGAATTCACCGACCCTCACCATGTAGAAGAAGAACCCACGAGCAACGTATTTAATATGAAGCCAGCGTGGTTTAGTGAAGAGCCGGTTGAAGAAGAACCGGAAATCCAATTCGAGCCAATGACCATTGAAGAGCTTGAAGCGCTTCGACAGTCAGCTTATGAAGAAGGCAAAGCCGAAGGTAAAGCCGAGGGTCACCAAGAAGGTTTACTAACCGGTCACGAAGAAGGCTTGGAACAGGGTAAGGCACAAGGTCATCAAGAAGGGCTAAGCCAAGGCTTAAGCGAGGGGCAGCAACAAATTGATCAATTAAGTAGTCGCTGGGAAGGACTTATTGATCAGCTTCATCAGCCGAATAAACAAATAGATGAAGAGGTTGAGCAACAGGTAGTAGAGCTAGCCACTAAACTTGCTGCAGAAATCGTTCAAGTAGAATTAGTGACTAACCCTAACATTATTGCCAAAACCGTTAAGCAAGCAGTTGCTGCGTTGCCATTGCAAAAGCAACATATTCGCATTCACCTCCATCCAGAAGACATGGCGGTGATTCAAGCGGTGTTTCCCCCAGAAACCCAAGCAAAGAAAAACTGGCAACTCCTGGCCGATGGCAGCTTAACCCAAGGTGACTGTTTAATCGAAAACGATCTTTCTTCGGTATCAGTAGAAATGAACGAAGTAATTAAACAAAGCCTACAGTCTTTTATTCGCCAAAATGGTCAAGACGATGACGCTGAGCCAACGACTTAA
- the fliI gene encoding flagellar protein export ATPase FliI: protein MTLSQRLKAYNTEHVRNAPTVAGKLTRVVGLTLEAVGCRAPVGSLCSVETLDGFLEAEVVGFSGDKLFLMPSEQLTGVLPGARVIPMHEHHGIPVGMELLGRVIDGVGKPLDGLGEINCKQTTNLSSARLNPMARKPIKQPLDVGVRSINSVLTVGQGQRMGLFAGSGVGKSVLMGMMTRGTTADVVVVGLIGERGREVKEFIDDILGEEGRQRAVVVAAPADASPLMRLKGCDTTLTIAEYFRDQGLNVLLLMDSLTRYAQAQREIALAIGEPPATKGYPPSVFAKLPRLVERAGNGGEGQGSITAFFTVLTEGDDLQDPIADAARAILDGHIVLSRELADSGHYPAVDIEKSISRVMPAVTSEGHQQLARQLKSLNASYQQNQDLIAIGAYQRGADKRIDLAIAMKPHMDQFLQQEMKEVVAYDESLTRMERTMQMANINAQGPL, encoded by the coding sequence ATGACGCTGAGCCAACGACTTAAAGCTTATAACACCGAGCATGTTCGCAACGCGCCAACCGTGGCGGGCAAGTTGACTCGGGTGGTTGGCCTTACCTTAGAAGCTGTTGGCTGCCGTGCACCAGTAGGATCGCTTTGTTCAGTTGAAACGCTTGACGGTTTCTTAGAAGCCGAAGTGGTGGGTTTTTCTGGCGACAAACTTTTCCTTATGCCTAGTGAACAACTTACCGGTGTGCTGCCTGGTGCTCGGGTTATCCCAATGCATGAACACCACGGGATCCCAGTAGGCATGGAATTACTGGGCCGCGTAATTGACGGCGTAGGCAAGCCGCTTGATGGCTTGGGAGAAATTAATTGCAAGCAAACCACCAATCTTAGCTCTGCGCGTTTAAACCCAATGGCTAGAAAGCCAATTAAACAGCCTCTGGACGTTGGAGTTCGTTCAATCAACTCGGTACTCACCGTAGGGCAGGGGCAGCGAATGGGCTTATTTGCCGGCTCAGGCGTGGGTAAAAGTGTACTCATGGGCATGATGACTCGAGGAACCACTGCTGATGTCGTGGTTGTTGGTTTAATTGGTGAACGTGGCCGAGAAGTAAAAGAATTTATTGATGATATCTTAGGGGAAGAAGGCCGCCAGCGAGCGGTTGTAGTGGCAGCACCTGCTGATGCTTCACCCCTTATGCGTTTAAAGGGCTGTGATACTACTTTAACCATTGCCGAGTACTTCCGCGATCAAGGCTTAAATGTACTATTGTTGATGGACTCGTTAACCCGTTACGCACAAGCCCAGCGTGAAATTGCCTTGGCAATTGGTGAGCCGCCAGCGACTAAAGGTTATCCGCCATCAGTATTTGCTAAGCTACCTCGTTTGGTAGAACGCGCGGGTAATGGCGGAGAAGGGCAAGGCTCTATCACTGCCTTTTTCACTGTACTAACCGAAGGTGATGATTTGCAGGATCCGATTGCTGATGCGGCTCGAGCCATTCTTGATGGCCATATTGTATTGTCGCGAGAGTTAGCCGACTCTGGCCATTACCCTGCAGTAGATATCGAAAAATCAATCAGCCGGGTAATGCCAGCGGTTACCAGTGAAGGACATCAGCAATTGGCTCGCCAGCTCAAATCGCTAAACGCTTCTTACCAACAAAACCAAGATCTTATTGCTATTGGTGCCTACCAACGTGGCGCCGATAAACGCATCGATTTAGCCATCGCGATGAAACCACACATGGATCAGTTCTTGCAGCAAGAGATGAAAGAAGTAGTAGCTTATGACGAAAGTCTGACGCGGATGGAACGCACCATGCAAATGGCTAACATCAATGCGCAAGGCCCATTATAA
- the fliJ gene encoding flagellar export protein FliJ, translating into MARRALYLMVERLQEQEQDAAREMGEAQQQLSEFEAQLAHLEDYRRSYLEQALAKGVDGFYADSFHQYQLFIQKLEQASVQQGKSIEQVKKNVLLKRKQWLDLQAKRKAMELLIDKQVKQKQHKQAREEQKLLDEYALYAHLRGQAS; encoded by the coding sequence ATGGCAAGGCGAGCTTTATATTTAATGGTGGAGCGTTTGCAAGAACAAGAGCAAGACGCTGCCCGAGAAATGGGTGAAGCGCAGCAGCAGCTTAGTGAATTTGAAGCACAACTTGCCCACCTCGAAGACTACCGACGCTCCTACCTTGAACAAGCTTTAGCCAAAGGTGTAGACGGTTTTTATGCGGACAGTTTTCATCAATATCAACTGTTTATTCAAAAGCTAGAACAAGCCAGTGTTCAGCAAGGGAAAAGCATTGAGCAGGTGAAAAAGAACGTGTTGTTAAAGCGCAAGCAATGGCTTGATTTGCAAGCTAAACGCAAAGCTATGGAATTGCTGATTGATAAACAAGTTAAACAAAAACAGCATAAGCAAGCACGTGAAGAGCAAAAGCTATTAGATGAATATGCGCTATATGCACATCTTCGAGGTCAAGCGAGCTAA
- a CDS encoding flagellar hook-length control protein FliK, giving the protein MELLLTDTANAKQFSSLGSAALSPSEQGDDFAKLVKELENLPKADSPVKQAVEQQLSGSTSKSSDEAKADKAQSPSDLLKQLDSAKQAADGIEKNQGEAIKAIDTELVDSSKPSGNTDASTGEESSEGDPLDAEAVSKNQEKQSLADSESTLKDVKAAASDEKPAADKQTLVNQTQQSGRELPPSQAEDPKALSSDAKDAKQVSDGKDAAKQIKADGGTIAGAQSAQATHSKEAAVEGQNSAKPEVLDKATASQEQTANKLQPAQEQTDSKIATGKEQKLDSSNERVAKESAPAVTGEHNKASSAKEGERLTSSANEKTPLDKTVNTNNLSDEQKALKAKESEALASSSTEKANLDKSLNATQDKTSDKPLSLAEQNRLKQQGEVQANHSAAKSQVDQGEAKANELNAKLSGEAAAAQQSNKVSDEPKAGVVVQQSVNTNANGKVSAADFTQQSEKLASASVAAASSQQSGSESGAEHQDQQSSQPQQQVLANQAEATRPQEHHSIFRAASGADVVARTEQGNNEVALKQAQQANQVNDKATQFNERLNPAQYQAPAELNQRVQYMLSQGMQKAEIRLDPAELGSMQIRLQMNQDQQVSVQIQVQNPQAREALEQTMPRLREMLQQQGIELGQNQVSQQNQGKASQQGGGQAMAGGQSANAEHVDDVAEQDMSALLANQANSDGIDFYA; this is encoded by the coding sequence ATGGAATTACTGTTAACCGATACAGCCAACGCCAAACAGTTTTCTTCACTAGGAAGTGCCGCGCTTAGTCCCTCAGAGCAAGGCGACGACTTTGCTAAATTAGTCAAAGAGTTAGAGAACCTTCCCAAAGCCGATAGCCCAGTAAAGCAAGCGGTTGAACAGCAGCTTTCTGGCTCGACAAGCAAATCAAGTGATGAAGCTAAAGCTGATAAGGCTCAAAGCCCTAGCGATTTATTAAAGCAATTGGATAGTGCTAAACAAGCGGCCGATGGTATCGAGAAAAACCAAGGTGAAGCTATAAAAGCTATTGATACAGAGCTGGTTGATAGTAGTAAACCCTCTGGTAATACCGACGCCTCTACTGGTGAAGAGTCTAGTGAGGGCGACCCCCTTGATGCTGAAGCTGTTAGTAAAAATCAGGAAAAACAGTCGCTTGCTGATAGTGAATCAACCCTAAAAGATGTTAAGGCAGCAGCTAGCGACGAAAAGCCCGCGGCCGATAAGCAAACACTGGTAAACCAGACACAGCAAAGCGGCAGAGAGTTGCCGCCTAGCCAAGCAGAAGACCCCAAAGCGCTTTCGAGTGATGCTAAAGATGCCAAGCAAGTAAGTGATGGCAAAGATGCCGCTAAACAAATTAAGGCAGATGGCGGAACGATTGCAGGGGCACAAAGTGCTCAAGCAACTCACTCAAAAGAAGCCGCAGTAGAAGGCCAGAACTCTGCTAAGCCAGAAGTGCTTGATAAAGCCACTGCTAGCCAAGAGCAAACAGCCAATAAATTGCAGCCTGCCCAAGAACAGACCGACTCTAAAATAGCTACAGGCAAAGAGCAAAAACTTGATTCTAGTAATGAGCGAGTGGCAAAGGAAAGTGCGCCAGCCGTAACGGGTGAGCACAACAAAGCTTCAAGTGCTAAAGAGGGTGAGCGCTTAACTTCAAGCGCTAATGAAAAAACGCCCTTAGATAAAACTGTTAATACTAATAATCTAAGTGATGAGCAGAAAGCGCTTAAGGCTAAAGAATCGGAGGCCTTAGCTTCTAGCAGTACAGAAAAAGCCAACCTTGATAAATCCCTAAATGCTACCCAAGACAAAACTTCAGATAAGCCCTTATCTTTAGCGGAGCAAAATCGACTAAAACAACAAGGTGAAGTTCAAGCTAATCATTCGGCGGCTAAATCTCAAGTAGACCAAGGTGAAGCAAAGGCCAATGAGCTTAATGCTAAACTTAGTGGCGAAGCCGCTGCGGCTCAACAATCAAATAAAGTCAGTGACGAACCTAAAGCGGGCGTGGTTGTTCAGCAGAGCGTAAATACCAATGCTAATGGTAAAGTTAGCGCTGCAGACTTTACCCAGCAAAGTGAAAAGCTCGCTAGTGCGAGTGTTGCTGCGGCAAGTAGTCAGCAATCGGGCAGCGAAAGTGGCGCCGAGCATCAAGATCAACAGTCATCACAACCCCAACAGCAGGTATTAGCTAATCAAGCTGAAGCAACTCGTCCTCAAGAGCATCACAGTATTTTTAGGGCCGCTTCGGGCGCAGACGTGGTGGCTCGAACAGAGCAGGGAAATAATGAGGTTGCTTTAAAACAAGCTCAGCAAGCTAATCAAGTTAATGATAAGGCAACGCAGTTCAATGAACGTTTGAACCCTGCGCAATACCAAGCGCCAGCTGAGTTGAATCAACGGGTGCAATATATGTTAAGCCAAGGTATGCAGAAGGCCGAAATTCGTTTAGACCCTGCCGAGCTAGGAAGCATGCAAATTCGCTTGCAAATGAATCAAGACCAACAAGTCTCGGTACAAATTCAAGTGCAAAACCCTCAAGCGCGTGAAGCTTTGGAACAAACTATGCCGCGCTTGCGTGAGATGCTTCAGCAACAAGGAATTGAATTGGGACAAAATCAGGTTAGTCAACAAAATCAAGGTAAGGCCTCTCAACAAGGTGGTGGGCAAGCAATGGCTGGCGGACAATCTGCTAATGCAGAGCATGTTGATGATGTTGCTGAGCAAGACATGAGCGCATTGCTGGCGAATCAAGCAAACAGTGATGGCATTGACTTTTATGCCTAG
- the fliL gene encoding flagellar basal body-associated protein FliL, whose translation MAEESELKVEDGEGGSKKKLIIIIAIVAVLVIGGVVGFLLMGSGSDEAPAAAEPAEEATASVTHTALYVGMPRPFVFNIVGDHRDRLVQIKVQLLVRGTANEEAAKLHIPLIEGTLLSVFSSATVEDLSTQEGKDTIRENSLTETQKALKEITGKVVVEKILFTGFVMQ comes from the coding sequence ATGGCTGAAGAATCAGAATTAAAAGTAGAAGATGGTGAAGGTGGTAGTAAAAAGAAGCTGATTATCATCATCGCTATTGTAGCCGTATTGGTGATTGGTGGTGTGGTTGGCTTTTTGTTAATGGGCAGCGGCTCTGATGAAGCGCCAGCAGCCGCGGAGCCAGCAGAAGAAGCAACCGCCTCTGTCACCCATACTGCTTTATATGTAGGTATGCCAAGACCATTTGTATTTAATATTGTGGGCGACCACCGAGATCGCTTAGTACAAATTAAAGTACAATTATTGGTTCGTGGTACAGCCAATGAAGAAGCTGCCAAGCTGCATATACCATTAATCGAAGGGACCTTATTAAGTGTATTTAGCTCTGCAACTGTAGAAGACTTATCCACTCAAGAAGGCAAAGACACAATTCGCGAGAATTCGTTAACTGAGACACAAAAAGCATTAAAAGAGATAACCGGTAAAGTTGTGGTAGAAAAAATTCTATTCACCGGCTTTGTAATGCAATAA
- the fliM gene encoding flagellar motor switch protein FliM, with amino-acid sequence MSDLLSQDEIDALLHGVDDIEEDIIEPEMSGSVVEFDFSSQDRIVRGRMPTLELVNERFARHMRISLFNMMRRTAEVSINGVQMIKFGEYVHTLFVPTSLNMVRFRPLKGTALVTMEARLVFILVENFFGGDGRYHAKIEGREFTPTERRIIQMLLKIIFEDYVEAWAPVMDVGFDYLDSEVNPAMANIVSPTEVIVVSSFHIELDGGGGDFHISMPYSMLEPIRELLDAGVQSDKQDTDQRWSSALSDEIMDVPVGLHTKLLETDVTLRQLMDLKAGDIIPVEMPETAMLYVEDLPSYRVKLGRQNEKMALKIDTQLKRPDTVKSDLEMVVSSRRSAPGEE; translated from the coding sequence GTGAGCGATTTATTAAGCCAAGACGAGATCGATGCGCTTTTACATGGTGTTGATGATATAGAAGAGGACATCATAGAGCCGGAAATGTCTGGCAGTGTGGTGGAGTTTGATTTCTCTTCTCAAGATCGAATCGTTCGTGGACGAATGCCAACCCTTGAGTTGGTTAATGAGCGATTTGCTAGGCATATGCGAATTAGCCTGTTTAATATGATGCGCCGCACTGCGGAAGTATCAATTAACGGCGTGCAAATGATTAAGTTTGGCGAATATGTTCACACGCTTTTTGTTCCCACCAGTTTAAACATGGTTCGTTTTCGTCCTTTAAAAGGCACGGCCTTGGTGACCATGGAAGCACGTTTAGTGTTTATTTTGGTTGAGAACTTCTTTGGTGGTGATGGTCGCTACCACGCCAAAATTGAAGGTCGCGAATTTACACCTACCGAGCGCCGCATTATTCAAATGCTGCTTAAAATTATTTTTGAAGACTATGTAGAAGCTTGGGCACCAGTAATGGATGTAGGCTTTGATTACCTGGATTCAGAAGTAAACCCAGCCATGGCCAATATCGTGAGCCCTACGGAAGTGATCGTTGTTAGTTCATTTCATATTGAATTGGATGGAGGCGGTGGCGATTTCCACATCTCTATGCCGTATTCAATGTTAGAGCCGATTCGAGAGCTGTTAGACGCAGGTGTGCAAAGTGATAAGCAAGACACCGATCAGCGTTGGAGCTCTGCACTGAGTGATGAAATCATGGATGTGCCAGTAGGTTTGCATACCAAATTGTTAGAAACTGACGTTACTCTGCGCCAGTTAATGGATCTTAAGGCGGGTGACATTATACCAGTCGAGATGCCTGAAACTGCTATGTTATATGTAGAAGACTTACCGAGTTACCGAGTCAAACTTGGTAGACAAAACGAAAAAATGGCACTGAAAATTGATACTCAGTTGAAGCGTCCAGACACTGTGAAAAGTGACCTCGAGATGGTGGTAAGCAGCCGCCGTTCAGCTCCGGGCGAAGAGTAA
- the fliN gene encoding flagellar motor switch protein FliN yields MSDQDDMADEWAAAMAEAEPAPLEDFVDESKPITEEEQRKLDSIMDIPVTISMEVGRSNISIRNLLQLNQGSVVELDRVAGEPLDVLVNGTLIAHGEVVVVNDKFGIRLTDVISQTERIKKLK; encoded by the coding sequence ATGAGTGATCAAGATGATATGGCTGACGAGTGGGCAGCAGCAATGGCCGAAGCTGAGCCAGCTCCGCTTGAAGACTTTGTCGACGAATCGAAACCTATTACTGAAGAAGAACAGCGTAAGCTAGATTCTATTATGGATATTCCTGTGACCATCTCTATGGAAGTAGGCCGCAGTAATATTAGCATTCGCAACTTGTTACAACTTAACCAGGGTTCGGTAGTAGAGCTTGATAGGGTTGCCGGTGAACCATTAGATGTACTGGTTAATGGAACATTGATTGCGCACGGTGAAGTGGTTGTAGTAAACGATAAATTTGGTATTCGCCTTACCGACGTTATTAGCCAAACTGAACGTATTAAAAAGCTCAAGTAA
- the fliO gene encoding flagellar biosynthetic protein FliO, which yields MQQFLALIIIAGISLPALAEQETTSPPNSQVELLSWVMSLALVLVTIFVCAWVLKKTRLSQFAGGQSKVVINLALGTRERVMVVEIGEQQYLIGVTAQSINLLDKLDKPIVAKPNKMSASFTKQLQGLLAKNEK from the coding sequence ATGCAACAATTCCTCGCATTAATCATTATAGCTGGCATCAGTTTGCCAGCTTTAGCTGAACAAGAAACCACTTCTCCTCCCAATAGCCAAGTTGAATTGCTTTCCTGGGTAATGTCTTTGGCTTTAGTCTTAGTGACTATTTTTGTCTGTGCTTGGGTTCTCAAAAAAACTCGGCTTAGCCAGTTTGCTGGCGGTCAATCTAAAGTAGTTATCAACTTAGCCTTAGGCACTCGAGAGCGTGTGATGGTAGTAGAGATTGGCGAACAGCAATACTTAATTGGCGTCACGGCTCAATCAATTAATCTTTTAGATAAGTTGGATAAACCGATTGTTGCTAAACCTAATAAAATGAGCGCTTCATTCACTAAACAGTTACAAGGGTTGTTGGCTAAAAATGAAAAGTAA